GAAGTGGCTATTTAACCGATATTGTCGCAATTGCCGCAGGAGGCCTTCATTCTTTAGCACTAAAATCCGATGGAACGGTTTATGCTTGGGGAGAAAACGTAGTTGGCCAATTGGGAGATGTTGATACTTATCAAACAAACAGTACTTCTCCTGTAAAAGTTAATGGAGTAGGAGGAGAAGGATATTTAACAAATGTTGCTGCTATTTCTGCGGGATACGTTCATTCTATGGCTTTAAAAGATGACGGAACCGTTTTTACATGGGGAAGAAATTATAACGGCCAGCTTGGAGACGGATCAGGCCTTATAGAAAAGCAAACCCCGGTTCAGGTTAAAGGAGTAGGAGGAGTAGATTATTTAACTGACATTGAAGAAATTTCAGGCGGTCATTCTCATTCTTTGGCCCTAAAATCAGACGGAACCGTTTTTGCCTGGGGATGGAATTATAACGGCCAGCTTGGGGATGATACCACTTCAAGCAAGAGTACTCCCGTTCAGGTAAAAGGGAAAGACGGGATTGGTTATTTAACCGATATTATTTCAATTGCCGGAGGTTCTTATCATTCCGTTGCTTTAAAAAGCAATAGCACTATTTGGACTTGGGGATATAATATATATGGACAGCTTGGAAATAACACTACGACAAACAGCGATACTCCCGTTTTAGTACTGTGGGGAACAGATCCGATAATTTACGGATGTACGGATCCGGAAGCGAATAACTTTAATCCTGATGCTGAAATAGACGATAGCTCTTGCACGTATCCTGATCCGGTTTTCGGATGCACCGACTTTGAAGCTTTGAATTATAATCCTGTTGCGGATACGGATGATGGTTCTTGTGAATATCACCTTGATCCTCTTGTTCAAATTGATGGAGGAGCTTATCATTCTATTGCTGTTACAAACAGCGGAGTGGTTTATACTTGGGGATCAAATACAAATGGACAGCTTGGAGACGGAACAACAGTGAGTAGAACTGTTCCTATTCAAGTAAAAGGAGTCGGAGGAGTAAATTATTTAACCAATGTCAAAAGTGTTGCTGCAGGAGGTCGTTTCTCTCTGGCTTTAAAAAATGACGGAACCGTATGGGCTTGGGGAGATAATTGGTCGGGCAAACTTGGGGACGGAACTACTACTTCTCGTCTTACTCCTATCCAAGTTAGAGGACCTGGAGGATCCGGTTATTTAACAAGTATTACTTCAATTAGTGGTGGATGGTATTCTGCAACTGCTCTAAAATCAGACGGCACTGTATGGGCTTGGGGATATAACATACATGGAATGCTAGGAGACGGAACTACAATTACAAAATACACTCCTGTCCAGGTAAAAGGAGTCGGAGGATCTGGTTATTTAACAAATATTATAGCAATTGACAGTAATGATTGGCACTCTCTTGCTCTAAAATCAGACGGCACTGTATGGGCTTGGGGAGCAAATCATGCTGGGCAATTAGGAGATAATACTACTACAGAAATGCGTCTTACTCCTGTTCAGGTAGTAGGCCCAAATGGATCTGGCTATTTAACGGATATTATTAAAATTTCTGCGGGTTATCATCACTCTCTTGCTCTAAAATCAGACGGCACTGTATGGGCTTGGGGAGAAAATAGTCTTGGACAACGAGGAGATGGAACAACTGTTTTATATAACTATACTCCTGTCCAGGTAGTAGGTCCCGGAGGAGTTGGTTATTTAACAAATATTACCGATATTGCTGCCGGTTTTAGACACTCTTTTGCTCTAAAATCAGACGGTACTGTATGGGCTTGGGGGGGAAATTGGTATGGTAACTTGGGAGATAATACTATAACAAATAGACGTACTCCTGTTCAGGTTAAGGGCCCCGGAGGAATTGGTTATTTCTTAAATGTTATAAAAATCGGCGCAGGATTTCATCATTCTCTTGCAATAAAAAGTGATGGAACCGGATGGGCTTGGGGAGCAAATTATTCTGGACAACTAGGAGATGACACAACTATAGAGAGACATACTCCTGTTAGAATTGGAAGCCCTGAGGATCCGCCTGTTGTTTCTTCAGAGGTTATTCAAATCTCAGGAGGATATGAACATTCTCTTGCTCTAAAAGAAGATGGTACGGTTTATTCCTGGGGAAGGAATCATTATGGCCAATTGGGAATTGGTACTACGGTAAACGAGTATAGTCCAATACAGGTAAGAGGTCCTGCTGGTGTTGGTTATTTGACGAACGTTGAAAATATTACCAAAGGAGGTCGTCATTCTCTTGCAGTAAAGGACGACGGAACCGTATGGGCCTGGGGATGGAATAATGCAGGTCAGCTTGGGGATGGTACTTTAACAAATAGATATACTCCGGTCCAAGTAAAAGGAGTTGGGGGAACTGGCTATCTTACTAATGCTACAAGCGTTGCAGGCGGATATAGTTTTTCTCTTGCCCTAAAATCAGATGGAACAGTCTATGCATGGGGATATAATGTAAATGGTCAATTAGGAAACGGGACTACGACAGATAGTGTTACTGTTCCTGTCCAAGTAAAAGGAGTCGGAGGAGTCGGGTATTTGACTGATATAACAAGTATTACGGCGGGAAATTATCATGCTCTCGCTTTAAAATCAGATGGCACGGTCTACGCTTGGGGAAGAAATTATAACGGTGAGCTTGGAGATGGGACTCAAACAAATAAATATACTCCAGTCCAAGTAAAAGGAGTCGGAGGAACAGGGTATTTGACAAATATTGAAAGTTTTATTGGAGGTGCTTCTTATTCTCTTGCTTTAAAATCAGATGGCACGGTCTACTCTTGGGGAGCAAATTATTCTGGACAACTAGGAGATGGAACAACGACAAACAAATATACTCCAGTCCAAGTAAAAGGAGTCGGAGGAGTTGATTATTTAACCAGTATTGTTCATGTTGCAGCAGGTTATCATCATACTCTTGCTTTAAAATCAGATGGCACGGTCTACTCTTGGGGATATAATGAATATGGTGCATTAGGAGATGGAACAACAACAAACAAATATACTCCAGTCCAAGTAAAAGGAGTTGGAGGAGCAGGGTATTTATCGTCAATTGAAAATATTTGGGCAGGATCTGTGTTTTTTTCAATGGCCCTTAAAGATGATGGTACCGTTTGGACTTGGGGAAGCAATGAATATGGTCAGCTTGGAGACGGAACTACAACTACAAGATATACTCCAGTCCAGGTACTTGGGCTTTAGGAAAATTTGACAAATCCTCCGTATTTTGCTATTATTTTCATAGTGAGTGTAATACTTATCTAAGTCGGCACAAAGCCCTACTGCAGCAGGGCTTTTTGCTTTTTTATTTCACTTTGATATAATAAATTTTGAGCTGGGAGGCACGCACTCACTAAAGACTTAGAGGAGTAAACTCTCCCGGCTCTTTTTTTATTTCCTGCAAATGGTATTATTAACTAAAGATAATAAATTTTGATTTTGAAAATGAAAAAAAATATTTCAATAAAAAGATACACTACTTTTAAAATCGGAGGAAAGGCCAAGTATTTTATAAAACTGAGAAAAAAGGAGAAAATAAAAGAAACAGTACAGGAAATAAAAAAGAAGAAGCTTCCTTTTTTAATTATCGGAGGAGGAAGCAATATCCTTGCAGATGATAAAGGATACAGCGGAGTTATTTTAAAGATAGACAACAGAGAACTGCAAGTAAAAGACAGCAAGATTTTTATCGGAGCCGGAGCGCCTCTTTCTCTTGCGGTTGGTGCTTCTTTAAAAAATTCTTTAACCGGACTTGAATGGGCTTCCGGAATTCCAGGGACAGTCGGCGGAGCCATTTATGGGAATGCCGCCGCTTTTGGATTTTCTGTAAAAGATTGTCTTGAAAGCGTTGATGTTTTTAATATTAAAAAGGAAAAATTAGAAACTGTTTCTGTCTCAAAATGCCAATATGGAAACAAGGAAAGCTTGTTTAAAAAAAACAAAGACCTGATTATTGTTTCAGCCGTTTTTAAATTGAAAAAAGGGAGAAAGGAGGAAATTGAAAAGAAAATGAAAGAGCTTATTTCAAAAAGAAAAAAAAGCCATCCTAACACTTTGCCTTCTGCCGGATGCATATTTAAAAATTACGAAGGAAAAATATTGGATAAAAAAATAATTGAGAAATTTCCCGAGCTTGAAAAATTCAACAAGTGGGGAATGATTCCGGTTTCATATCTGATAGAAAAATCAAATCTTAAAGGGAAAAAAGTCGGAGGAGTAAAAGTGTCAAACAAGCATGCGAACTTTATTGTCAACACCGATAAAGGAAAAAAGAAAGATGTTTTGGAGCTGATTAAGATTATAAAAAAAGAAGTTAAGAAAATTTTCGGCATAAAAATCGAAGAAGAAGTGCAAAAATTGTAATTCACACTTGACACATTTTTTAAAAATGAAAAAATAGATAGTAGAAAAGGAAAAATAAAAAAAAGCGCATTGAAAATTTAAAATATTTTTAAAACAGCAGTGGTCGGCTGCTGGAAGTCAAAAATTTTTAGAGTAATGGCCAAAAAAAAGAAAGCGGCTCCTAAGAAAAAAGTCGCTAAAAAGAAAGCGGCTCCTAAGAAAAAGACCGCTAAAAAGAAAAAGAAATAAGGTACAAAAACAACTCCTCGCTAAGGAGTTGTTTTTATCAGACGGTTTTAATCTTTGGTTGTTTAAATTCTAAAAATAGTTTAATTATGAAAATAACAATTAAGCCAAAAGACATAAAGGTTACAAAAGAAATTGAAAAGCACATTGAAGAAAAAGCAGATTCTCTTGAAAAATTTATCAATCTTTCAGCCGGAGAAAAGGAAAGAAAAACATTAAAAGAAATTATTGTCGAGATTGAAAGAGAAACCAAGCATCATGAGAAAGGTCCTGTCTTCAGGGCTAAAATGCAAATGCACCTCCCCGGAAAATTTATTTACGCAGAATCGGTTTCTGAAAATTTAAATCTTTCAATAAATGAAGTTAAGGACGAAATTGAGAAAGAAATAAAAAAATATAAAACAAGAAAAATTTCCTTGAGAAGAAAAAATGAAAGGAATCTTAAGGAAAAAATAAAGTTAGCCTCGGCTGCAAAGAAAGAGGGGTTGTAAGATTTTTCAAAATGTGTTAAAACAGCAATGTTGGTGTCAGTAGTATTTTAACAAAGTAATCGCTTTTTGTTTCTCTCTTTGTTTTTAGTTCATATCCTATCTAAAGGAATGGACAAATTAGCCCAAAAACGAAAGTTTTAGGGTAAGTGATTACTTCAAAAATATGGTTTACAAAACAAAGAGATCCGATTTAAGGGTCCAAAATTATGAAGTTGAAAACTTCAAAAAAAATGGTTATGCAGGCAAACATATTCTAGCTGATTTTTGGTTTGGAAAAAAAATAGAAAAAAAAGAAAAACTTGAAAGAATTCTTCTTGCAGCGGCAAAAAAAGCGAAAAGCAATCCTTTAGGTATAAATATCTATCAGTTCGAGCCCCAGGGATTAACCGGGGTCGTTTTGCTTTCCGAATCCCATATTGCTATTCATACCTGGCCGGAGATAGGGTATATCGCAATTGATATTTTTACCTGCGGCACAGAGTCAATGCCAAATAAAGCTCTTGATTTTTTAAGGAAAGAAATTTCTCCCAAAAAGGAAAAAATCAAAGAGATAAAAAGAGGAGAGGAATTATGAGAAAAAAAGTAATTGGAATTCTGCTTAAAAAAAACGGCATTGATTTTTGGGAACTTTCTTCTGTAATAGGCCATATGGTTTCTTGTGTAAGAGCTCTTAAGAAAATGAAAAAAGAGGGTCTTGTTGTTTTCAAAAAGAACAAAATTATTTTAACTGAAAAAGGGAAAAAAGAAGCTGAAAAAATTAATGCGGTAAAAATAGAGATGCCACTCAAAGGAAAGATAATTTTGAAAGAAAACAAATCTCTTCTTAAAAAATTTAAAGAAGTCAGAAAGAGTTTTGTCGGTAAGGTAGAATACGACCAGTTGCAAGTAAAAGCGGAAAGCGTTATAGACAAGATTGAGCTGATGGATAAAAAAGGGGATATCAAAGGGAAAAAAATAATATGTATTGGAGACGATGATTTTGTCGGAATAGCTCTTGCTATTAAAGGAGGAGCTGAAGAAATCGCAGTTCTTGATATAGACAAAGATATTTTAAATTACGAAAAGGAATTCTTTAAAAAAAAGAAAATTAAATTTAAAACAATTTTACATTCTTTGACAAATCCGCTTCCAAAAGAAATAAAAGGGAAGTATGACGTTTTTATAACCGAACCGCCCGATACGGTTTCAGGAAACACGCTCTTTTTTTCAAGAG
The DNA window shown above is from Candidatus Paceibacterota bacterium and carries:
- the raiA gene encoding ribosome-associated translation inhibitor RaiA; amino-acid sequence: MKITIKPKDIKVTKEIEKHIEEKADSLEKFINLSAGEKERKTLKEIIVEIERETKHHEKGPVFRAKMQMHLPGKFIYAESVSENLNLSINEVKDEIEKEIKKYKTRKISLRRKNERNLKEKIKLASAAKKEGL
- the murB gene encoding UDP-N-acetylmuramate dehydrogenase — protein: MKKNISIKRYTTFKIGGKAKYFIKLRKKEKIKETVQEIKKKKLPFLIIGGGSNILADDKGYSGVILKIDNRELQVKDSKIFIGAGAPLSLAVGASLKNSLTGLEWASGIPGTVGGAIYGNAAAFGFSVKDCLESVDVFNIKKEKLETVSVSKCQYGNKESLFKKNKDLIIVSAVFKLKKGRKEEIEKKMKELISKRKKSHPNTLPSAGCIFKNYEGKILDKKIIEKFPELEKFNKWGMIPVSYLIEKSNLKGKKVGGVKVSNKHANFIVNTDKGKKKDVLELIKIIKKEVKKIFGIKIEEEVQKL
- a CDS encoding bis-aminopropyl spermidine synthase family protein, whose protein sequence is MRKKVIGILLKKNGIDFWELSSVIGHMVSCVRALKKMKKEGLVVFKKNKIILTEKGKKEAEKINAVKIEMPLKGKIILKENKSLLKKFKEVRKSFVGKVEYDQLQVKAESVIDKIELMDKKGDIKGKKIICIGDDDFVGIALAIKGGAEEIAVLDIDKDILNYEKEFFKKKKIKFKTILHSLTNPLPKEIKGKYDVFITEPPDTVSGNTLFFSRGVESLKEEGVGYLGISQSTLEKEKIAKIQKNILDMNMVITDVFDRFSLYDNAKDEFEWVFGLPEEISLPESSWFNSTLVRAENFKKPKPLIKGKYSKAILETKFYC
- the speD gene encoding adenosylmethionine decarboxylase, which translates into the protein MVYKTKRSDLRVQNYEVENFKKNGYAGKHILADFWFGKKIEKKEKLERILLAAAKKAKSNPLGINIYQFEPQGLTGVVLLSESHIAIHTWPEIGYIAIDIFTCGTESMPNKALDFLRKEISPKKEKIKEIKRGEEL